Part of the Kitasatospora sp. NBC_00374 genome is shown below.
GATGGTCGGCAGGAGCAGCTCGCCGTGGCGCCGGGCGTCCACCTGGTACGACTCGGCGAGGACGGTGTCGCCGTCGTGGACGGCGGCCGTGACGGCGGGGGTGGCGGTGTCGAACGCAAGCAGCAGCACGGGTCCAAGGTTAGAGGGTCGGCCGGGCCCGCCGTCCGGTAGAGCTCCGCCGGAGCCGGTGAACACGCGATCGGATCGGTCCGAAAAGCCCGAGGGGACCTGGCACGATGGGCCCCAGGAACGGGTCCCGGGCGAGCGGTGGGAGCAGACGTGGCGAAGCTGGGTGCTGGATTGGCGGTCACCGCTCTCACCCTGGGGGCGATGGCCGCGGTCGGCCTGCTGGCCTTCCAGGCGAGCGGCGCCCAGGAGCGGGCGGTGGCGGCCGGGTACGTGCCCCCGGTCGCACCGCTGACCTCGGCCCACCCGACCGTCGCCCCCGCTCCCCCGCTGCCCGCCAACTCCGGTACCGGGCTGCGGGTGGTGTACTCGCTCGGCGCCCGCCAGGTCTGGCTGGTCGACCCGCGCAAGACGCCGCAGGTGCTGTCCTCGTTCGCGGTGGTTCCCGGCTCGGTGTCGCCGGCGGTCGGCAGCTACCCGGTGTACAGCCGCACCGCGGCCGGCACCGGCACGGACGGCCGGAAGATCGAGCACGTGGTGCGGTTCTCCCAGGAAGGCGCGGTCTTCGGCTTCAGCGCCGTGGTCGACGGGGCCTCCGCGGCCCCGGCCGCCCCGTCGGCCTCGCCCGACGCGTCCCCCGACCCGTCGCCGGACGGGGCGCCGGCCCCGTCACCGTCCGCCGCTCCCAACGGGAAGGCCAAGACCGGCGGCATCCGCTCCGGCCGCGAGGAGGGTCAGCTGCTCTGGGACTTCGCGCCGCTGGGCACCACGGTGGTCGTGGTCCCCTGACACCCGGGACGGCCGGGCGGCGGCCGGCGGCTCAGGCCGCGCGGGAGTGCTGCCGCTCGTCGGCCGGCTCGTCGGCCCGGTCGTCCCGGGCGTCCCGCTCGGCGGCCGGCCGCCGCTCGGGCGGGGTGGAGACCGCGGCGGCGGCGGCGCAGGCGGCCAGCAGGGTGCTCATGGACACGGCCGGCGGCGCGGTCTCCGCGGCGGGGGTGGTGCTCGTCATGGAGGATGCTCCCTAGTTAGGCACACCTAACCACAGCGCATCCATCCCATCACGCCCGGACGTCCGCCCGCAACACCTTCCCGACAGCCTGTCGGGAAACCGTCGTCACTCCTCACCCAGCCGGGCGAGGTCGACCCCGTCCCAGCGCGTGCCCAGCCCGGTCAGGGTGACGGTGCGCGGGTCGCCGTCCTCGGTGGCGCTGCCGCCGATGGCCCGCTCGATCCGCAGCTCCAGCCGGTCGTCCGAGAGGTCCTCGACCTTGCCCTCGCCCCACTCGACCACCACCACCGACTCCGGCAGCGAGACGTCCAGGTCGAGGTCCTCCATCTCGTCCAGGCCGCCGCCCAGCCGGTACGCGTCCACGTGCACCAGCGCCGGGCCGCCGACCAGCGACGGGTGCACCCGGGCGATCACGAAGGTCGGCGAGGTGACCGCCCCCCGCACGCCCAGGCCCACGCCGAGGCCGCGGGTCAGGGTCGTCTTGCCGGCGCCCAGCTCACCGGAGAGCAGGACCAGGTCGCCGGGCCTGAGCAGGCCCGCCAGCTCCCGTCCGAGCCGGTTCATCCGCTCGGGGGTGGCGACGGTGACGGTGGTCTGGGTGCCCATGGCGCGTGCGATGCCCTTCGTCCGGGTGCGCCGCCGTCCCTCGACGGCGGCTCCCGCTACGGTGCCACACCGCGGGCCGCTGCGGCGCACCGCTCAGTCCAGCAGCTCCCGGACGGCCTGCGGCAGCGGGGCCGCGTGCGCGAAGTCCACGGCCCGGCGCAGCACCGCGGCCAGCTGCCGGTCGACGATCTCGGGGCGCTCCAGCATCACCAGGTGGCCGGCGTCCGGGACGAGCACCAGGTCGGCGCCGGGCAGCGCGGCGGCGATCGCCTCGCTGTGCTCGGGCGGGGTGAGCAGGTCCTTGGTCCCGGCCAGGACGAGGGTGGGTACGCCGTCCAGCGCGGCGAGCGCGGCCCGCTTGTCGTGCGCCGAGAACGCGGGGTAGAACTCGGCGACCACGTCGATCGGGGTGGCGTCCAGCAGCTGCTCGGCGAACCGCGCCACCGACGGGTCGACGTCCTTGCCGCCGAACGAGAACCGGCGGTAGAACACGCCGGTCACGTCGGCACCGAAGCGCCGGGTGGCCTCCACCAGCTCCACCTGCCGGCCCAGCGCCCTGACCACCCCGGGCGCGACCCGGCGCAGCAGCCTGGCGCCGACGGCGGGCAGCCCGAGGGTCACCGAGTCCCAGTCGTCGGCCAGCGTGCCGACCAGGGCCACTCCGGCGACGCGCTCCCGGAACAGCTCCGGGCGCTGCTCGGCGAGGGCCATCACGGTCATCCCGCCCATCGAGTGGCCGACCAGCACGATCGGGCCCTGCGGCACGACCGCGTCCAGCACCGCGCCGAGGTCGGCGCCCAGCTGGTCGATCGAGGCGGGCTCACCGGCCAGGTACGAGCGGGAGCGCTCGGAGCGGCCGTGGCTGCGCTGGTCCCAGAAGACCAGCCGCATGTCCTCGCGGAGCAGCGCCCGCTGGAAGTGCCAGCTGTCCTGGCTGAGGCAGTAGCCGTGGCAGAAGACCACGGTGAGCGGCGGGGCGGCCGGCGCGGGGGCGGTCCCGAAACTCTTGCGGCTGCCGGCCCGGGTCAGCGCGCCGGAGCCGGCCAGCAGGCCCGGCAGCCCGGTCCGGTCCACCGGTACCTCACCGCGTCGGCGGGTGAAC
Proteins encoded:
- a CDS encoding alpha/beta fold hydrolase, whose protein sequence is MTESGVSSNPVAAVAKAAGSASAGVSRAGLIGISLGVVAAGAAAGVAIERLTVGRSMRRRAREELDAAAPFGSLRGRPRTVPAPDGTELYVELDGTGWPEPVQVHPEEGHAPRKGWFTRRRGEVPVDRTGLPGLLAGSGALTRAGSRKSFGTAPAPAAPPLTVVFCHGYCLSQDSWHFQRALLREDMRLVFWDQRSHGRSERSRSYLAGEPASIDQLGADLGAVLDAVVPQGPIVLVGHSMGGMTVMALAEQRPELFRERVAGVALVGTLADDWDSVTLGLPAVGARLLRRVAPGVVRALGRQVELVEATRRFGADVTGVFYRRFSFGGKDVDPSVARFAEQLLDATPIDVVAEFYPAFSAHDKRAALAALDGVPTLVLAGTKDLLTPPEHSEAIAAALPGADLVLVPDAGHLVMLERPEIVDRQLAAVLRRAVDFAHAAPLPQAVRELLD
- the tsaE gene encoding tRNA (adenosine(37)-N6)-threonylcarbamoyltransferase complex ATPase subunit type 1 TsaE, coding for MGTQTTVTVATPERMNRLGRELAGLLRPGDLVLLSGELGAGKTTLTRGLGVGLGVRGAVTSPTFVIARVHPSLVGGPALVHVDAYRLGGGLDEMEDLDLDVSLPESVVVVEWGEGKVEDLSDDRLELRIERAIGGSATEDGDPRTVTLTGLGTRWDGVDLARLGEE